One stretch of Corynebacterium auriscanis DNA includes these proteins:
- a CDS encoding YbaB/EbfC family nucleoid-associated protein, giving the protein MTQPDMNQLMQQAQQMQAQLQEAQREIVASSVEGTAGNGLVSLTLSGGGEVQNLTLKPEVVDPEDVETLQDLIVGAFQDANKKLQALAEEKMGPLSQGLNGMGF; this is encoded by the coding sequence ATGACTCAGCCAGACATGAACCAGCTCATGCAGCAGGCACAGCAGATGCAGGCTCAGCTGCAGGAAGCACAACGCGAGATCGTTGCTTCCTCCGTAGAAGGCACCGCGGGCAACGGCCTGGTGTCCCTGACCCTGTCCGGCGGCGGCGAGGTTCAGAACCTCACCCTGAAACCAGAGGTCGTCGATCCAGAGGACGTTGAAACGCTGCAGGACCTCATCGTGGGCGCATTCCAGGATGCCAACAAGAAGCTACAGGCGCTTGCCGAGGAAAAGATGGGACCTCTGTCCCAGGGCCTGAACGGCATGGGTTTCTAA
- a CDS encoding DNA polymerase III subunit gamma and tau encodes MALYRKYRPSTFAEVVGQAHVTEPLSTALDSGRINHAYLFSGPRGCGKTSSARIMARSLNCVEGPTSTPCGKCDSCRALAPGGAGHLDVTEIDAATHNGVEDMRDLRERAFFAPAESRYRVIIIDEAHMISQSGFNALLKIVEEPPEHLIFIFATTEPEKMLATIRSRTHNYPFRLLTPPDMRGLLESVVSGEGVPVEEAVYPLVIRAGGGSPRDSLSIMDQLLAGAGPDGVTYERAVGVLGMTDATLIDRAVESLADQDQAGLFTVVDEVIDAGYDPRRFAEDLLDRFRDLLMVFAVPDAVSRGLVNAPKDVEERLLEQSQQLGQATLTRCTALVNESLQQMRGATAPRLLLEIMCARMALPAAGMTVESLAQRVEQLERGGGLQVPGAGASRGAGAVGSGAVVPGAGAGAAGAAGGDTPRPRYERPKDRREREAREAREAREEQEQLQRQQAQPVQVEQQVAKSVAPDASGTSGAPGLGEDDVLAQARHAREILDRHRGTSDQPSGPNADPAVEQPAEPYGAASSGEQSAPPEDGASSGEHLAAPTDAAPSDEAPTDAAPTDEARTDAAPIDAAPRDPAPNDSVAMEAAPDEDGTVASSAAAPDEYGTVASSAAAPDAGAQPAPKAGISHTGELWQALLEQLKAEHLSTWVAARDAQPYPEQPSPVESRKLYVKHHTGALANYLNNGANAAVLVQAAQAVSGQAIRVIASTGQSVPVGEDNREVKAASAESDSADESDPAGARSAEHYDPVDSGPAHVSAPAEDRDLTEPNTAAEVAPAESNPAEGRGLTESKTAAEDAPAEANGPHEPGPVSALERARAMAEARGPAHSVARSESATHGAIQGKGQFGSAPNGAPGAEGSTQSAAQPATQPQGEPTGWRARMDRMRSTQDYNRANGFNGVPLPDEPPEDPWESGPPDPNFYGGGAASGASVDKTANHPNGNDQPHPGAGYGNGNGEGSQPGQSARQARPASEQELRRKQEEEILEELGRGERGELDHRTPLEVAGELIEKHLGGERVR; translated from the coding sequence GTGGCTCTTTACCGGAAATATCGCCCGTCCACGTTTGCGGAAGTGGTCGGCCAGGCGCATGTGACAGAACCGCTTTCCACAGCGTTGGACAGTGGCCGGATTAACCATGCTTATTTGTTCTCCGGCCCCCGTGGTTGTGGCAAGACGTCTTCGGCGCGCATCATGGCGCGGTCATTGAATTGTGTGGAGGGGCCCACCTCCACGCCGTGTGGCAAGTGCGATTCATGCCGGGCTCTGGCGCCTGGTGGGGCGGGGCACTTGGATGTCACGGAAATTGATGCGGCCACGCACAACGGTGTGGAAGATATGCGTGATCTGCGGGAACGTGCATTTTTCGCGCCTGCTGAATCGCGTTATCGCGTGATCATCATCGACGAGGCTCACATGATTTCCCAGTCGGGTTTCAATGCGCTGCTGAAGATCGTGGAGGAACCACCGGAGCACCTGATCTTTATCTTCGCCACCACCGAGCCGGAAAAGATGCTGGCGACCATCCGTTCGCGTACGCACAATTACCCGTTCCGATTGCTGACTCCCCCGGATATGCGCGGGCTGTTGGAAAGTGTGGTCTCGGGCGAGGGCGTGCCGGTGGAGGAAGCCGTGTACCCGCTGGTGATCCGGGCCGGTGGCGGATCCCCACGTGATTCCCTGTCCATCATGGACCAATTGCTGGCTGGTGCGGGGCCCGACGGGGTGACCTACGAGCGCGCCGTTGGGGTACTTGGTATGACCGACGCCACGCTGATCGATAGAGCCGTCGAATCCCTGGCAGACCAGGATCAAGCGGGCTTGTTCACCGTGGTGGATGAGGTCATCGATGCTGGCTACGACCCGCGCCGATTCGCTGAGGATCTATTGGATAGGTTCCGTGACCTGCTGATGGTGTTCGCGGTTCCCGATGCGGTGAGCAGGGGGCTGGTGAACGCGCCGAAGGACGTGGAAGAGCGATTGCTAGAGCAGTCGCAGCAGTTGGGACAGGCAACACTCACGCGATGCACGGCCTTGGTGAATGAGAGCTTGCAGCAGATGCGCGGGGCTACGGCGCCACGGTTGTTGCTGGAGATCATGTGTGCGCGCATGGCTTTGCCGGCAGCGGGCATGACCGTCGAATCCTTGGCGCAGCGCGTGGAGCAACTGGAGCGTGGCGGTGGGTTGCAGGTACCCGGTGCTGGTGCCAGCCGGGGTGCTGGTGCGGTCGGTTCGGGCGCTGTTGTTCCGGGTGCGGGGGCCGGTGCTGCGGGGGCGGCTGGTGGGGATACACCCCGGCCCCGATACGAGCGCCCGAAGGACCGTCGCGAGCGCGAGGCCCGCGAGGCCCGTGAGGCCCGTGAAGAGCAGGAGCAGTTGCAACGGCAACAGGCCCAGCCGGTACAGGTGGAGCAGCAGGTCGCGAAGTCTGTTGCGCCAGATGCGTCTGGAACGAGTGGCGCGCCGGGGCTGGGTGAGGATGATGTGCTGGCCCAAGCGCGTCATGCGCGCGAGATTCTCGATCGACACCGAGGCACATCCGATCAACCGTCTGGGCCTAATGCTGACCCTGCCGTTGAGCAACCGGCAGAACCCTACGGTGCTGCGTCGAGCGGTGAACAATCGGCACCACCCGAAGACGGTGCCTCCAGTGGTGAACACTTGGCAGCACCTACCGATGCGGCGCCCTCAGATGAGGCACCTACCGATGCGGCACCTACAGATGAGGCACGTACCGATGCGGCGCCCATAGATGCAGCACCTAGGGACCCAGCGCCGAACGATTCCGTGGCCATGGAGGCCGCGCCCGATGAGGATGGAACGGTCGCCTCCTCGGCTGCCGCGCCCGATGAATATGGAACGGTTGCTTCCTCGGCTGCTGCGCCCGATGCTGGTGCGCAGCCTGCCCCGAAGGCGGGTATCTCACATACAGGCGAGTTGTGGCAAGCACTCCTGGAGCAATTGAAGGCGGAGCACCTCTCGACATGGGTGGCTGCGCGTGATGCTCAGCCTTATCCCGAGCAACCGTCCCCGGTTGAATCACGGAAGCTCTACGTGAAACACCACACAGGAGCGCTGGCGAATTACCTCAACAACGGTGCGAATGCTGCTGTATTGGTGCAGGCAGCGCAAGCAGTGTCGGGCCAAGCAATTCGAGTGATTGCCTCCACGGGGCAAAGTGTTCCCGTGGGTGAGGATAACCGCGAGGTCAAAGCGGCCTCCGCGGAATCGGATTCCGCCGACGAGAGCGACCCTGCGGGAGCGAGATCCGCGGAGCACTACGATCCTGTGGACTCGGGACCGGCGCATGTAAGCGCTCCCGCGGAAGACCGTGATCTCACGGAACCAAACACCGCTGCAGAAGTCGCTCCCGCGGAATCGAACCCCGCGGAAGGCCGTGGTCTCACGGAATCAAAAACCGCTGCAGAAGACGCTCCCGCGGAAGCCAATGGGCCACATGAACCAGGTCCAGTCAGCGCCCTTGAGCGTGCCCGCGCTATGGCCGAAGCACGCGGACCAGCACACTCCGTGGCGCGCTCGGAGAGTGCAACCCATGGGGCCATTCAAGGAAAGGGACAGTTCGGGTCGGCGCCTAACGGTGCACCGGGTGCGGAGGGCTCCACACAGTCTGCTGCACAACCCGCCACACAACCCCAGGGTGAGCCAACCGGCTGGCGCGCGCGAATGGACCGGATGCGGTCCACGCAGGACTACAACCGAGCCAATGGTTTTAATGGGGTTCCTTTGCCTGATGAACCGCCTGAGGACCCATGGGAAAGTGGACCACCCGACCCCAATTTCTACGGGGGTGGGGCGGCCAGCGGGGCGTCGGTGGACAAGACGGCCAACCACCCGAACGGCAACGACCAACCGCACCCCGGTGCGGGATACGGAAATGGCAATGGCGAGGGCTCCCAGCCCGGGCAATCAGCGCGACAAGCGCGACCAGCCAGCGAGCAAGAGCTGCGGCGGAAGCAGGAAGAGGAGATCCTTGAGGAGCTCGGCCGCGGTGAGCGTGGCGAATTAGATCACCGCACACCCCTGGAGGTAGCGGGTGAGCTCATTGAGAAGCACTTGGGCGGCGAACGTGTGCGATAG
- a CDS encoding suppressor of fused domain protein → MLQVHLGSDADSSAETVAMTTDAARIEAGLETEDGSDLRVEFITVVRGHTDRAAHLVSGVAAMISQDPFTLSPQPGLLLPELASSLDSTMTAKHGLLVVPFLWEDGVPHLHEVATAGRRSKEAQEGFGAAVEFTHPGRLTLPVQLVMLTDEELDIAEQQGVDKLQQKLVETGADLHNPWR, encoded by the coding sequence GTGCTTCAGGTCCATCTTGGTTCCGACGCCGACAGCTCCGCGGAGACGGTCGCCATGACGACGGACGCGGCGCGCATCGAAGCGGGCCTGGAGACCGAGGACGGCTCCGACCTGCGCGTCGAGTTCATTACAGTCGTACGCGGGCATACCGATCGGGCCGCTCACTTGGTCTCGGGGGTCGCGGCAATGATCTCTCAGGACCCATTTACCCTCAGTCCCCAACCCGGACTGCTTTTGCCTGAATTGGCCAGTTCGCTGGACTCCACAATGACGGCCAAGCACGGTCTACTGGTCGTTCCGTTCCTCTGGGAAGATGGCGTACCGCACTTGCACGAGGTAGCCACCGCCGGGCGCCGTTCTAAGGAAGCACAAGAAGGCTTTGGCGCGGCGGTGGAGTTTACCCACCCCGGACGCCTTACGCTCCCCGTGCAGCTGGTGATGTTAACTGACGAGGAACTAGATATCGCGGAGCAGCAGGGCGTCGATAAACTTCAACAAAAGCTCGTGGAAACAGGAGCCGACCTGCACAACCCCTGGAGGTAG
- a CDS encoding aminotransferase class I/II-fold pyridoxal phosphate-dependent enzyme, translated as MQITDVNADQLLNLKDQVNQEYEELKNQGLKLDLTRGKPSAEQLDFSTDLLSLPGGNFTTSDGVDTRNYGGLLGITDIRQIWADTLGLPVGNVIAGDSSSLNIAFDLISWSYTFGNNDSPRPWSAEAATGDKVKWICPVPGYDRHHSITELFGFEMLTVPMTDEGPDMDAVRELVKDPAVKGMWTVPMFSNPTGAIYSGDVCRALADMETGAPDFRIVWDNAYAVHTLTDEFPPVVNILQLAEEAGNPNRFWFMSSTSKITFAGAGVAFFASSSENLDWYKSIANVRGIGPNKVNQLAHAQFFGSVDGVRAVMRKHASSLAPKFQRVLDILDDRLGGLNVAQWTRPEGGYFISVDLVDGTAARTVELAKQAGVVLTPAGSTFPLKKDPNDRNLRLAPSMPPLDQLDTAMTVFAICVLKATVEALENGADHGQGDTQAHGSTSAESKPEDFATEGEGKN; from the coding sequence ATGCAGATCACGGACGTAAATGCAGACCAACTCCTCAACCTCAAGGACCAGGTCAATCAGGAATATGAAGAGCTCAAGAACCAAGGGTTGAAGCTGGATCTGACCCGCGGGAAGCCATCGGCAGAGCAGCTAGACTTCAGCACCGATCTGCTTTCCCTGCCTGGTGGCAATTTCACCACCTCGGACGGCGTGGATACCCGCAATTACGGTGGCCTTTTAGGCATCACGGATATTCGCCAAATCTGGGCCGATACGTTGGGCTTACCGGTGGGCAACGTGATCGCCGGCGATTCCTCCTCCCTTAACATCGCGTTTGATCTCATCAGCTGGTCTTACACTTTCGGCAACAACGATTCCCCGCGGCCTTGGTCTGCCGAGGCCGCCACAGGGGACAAGGTGAAGTGGATTTGCCCTGTGCCGGGTTACGATCGCCACCACTCCATCACTGAGCTTTTCGGGTTCGAGATGCTCACTGTCCCCATGACCGACGAAGGTCCGGATATGGATGCGGTGCGTGAACTGGTAAAGGACCCTGCAGTCAAGGGCATGTGGACCGTGCCCATGTTCTCTAACCCGACAGGGGCTATCTACTCCGGGGATGTCTGCCGCGCCCTAGCCGACATGGAGACCGGCGCACCCGATTTCCGCATCGTGTGGGATAACGCCTACGCGGTGCACACCCTGACCGACGAATTCCCACCAGTTGTCAATATCCTGCAGCTTGCCGAGGAAGCTGGGAACCCCAACCGTTTCTGGTTCATGTCCTCCACTTCCAAGATCACCTTCGCGGGTGCCGGAGTGGCGTTCTTCGCCTCCAGTTCCGAAAACCTGGATTGGTACAAATCCATCGCTAACGTCCGGGGCATCGGTCCAAACAAGGTCAATCAGCTGGCGCACGCTCAATTCTTCGGCAGCGTGGACGGGGTGCGCGCTGTGATGCGCAAGCACGCAAGCTCCCTGGCTCCGAAGTTCCAGCGCGTTCTGGACATCTTGGATGATCGCCTGGGCGGCCTCAACGTTGCACAGTGGACCCGCCCGGAAGGTGGCTACTTCATCTCCGTGGACCTCGTGGATGGAACTGCGGCCCGTACTGTGGAACTGGCCAAACAGGCCGGAGTAGTCCTTACCCCAGCTGGATCGACTTTCCCATTGAAGAAGGACCCCAACGACCGCAACCTGCGCCTAGCTCCTTCTATGCCACCGCTGGATCAGTTGGATACCGCAATGACGGTCTTCGCCATCTGCGTGCTGAAGGCTACGGTCGAAGCGTTGGAAAACGGCGCTGACCACGGACAGGGCGATACCCAGGCCCACGGGTCCACCTCCGCCGAATCCAAGCCGGAAGATTTCGCCACTGAAGGGGAGGGCAAGAATTAA
- a CDS encoding GDSL-type esterase/lipase family protein: protein MQKRTTRRVTAAFAAISTAFLAFLAAPVAHAAPAAPNSAVIFGDSLLANPTIPDYITSHINPRDPRVKSTLSGCATDDVARRGFAARTGKPTYSYTCAGASFVTVGQHISQQINLAIAQGKLGRQTSTVIILAGANDTYPRIIGQSQSVSRVIQNIEPAAVRAVNRVRAAAPNAKIKVVGYPTVAAPNGGSCVIGQLPPQVFDSRVPQVERAMEAMGNRVAARTGAQYVSLKAASRGHDLCSRDPWLAPLVASPKPANIPFHLTPNGMNAVVSRMAH from the coding sequence ATGCAAAAACGAACCACTCGCAGGGTTACCGCTGCATTTGCCGCTATCAGTACCGCATTTCTGGCCTTCCTGGCCGCTCCAGTTGCGCACGCCGCGCCCGCAGCACCCAATAGTGCTGTCATCTTCGGCGATAGCTTGCTGGCTAACCCCACCATCCCTGATTACATCACCAGTCATATCAACCCTCGTGATCCACGAGTGAAATCGACCCTTTCCGGTTGTGCCACAGACGATGTCGCCCGGCGCGGATTCGCAGCCCGCACAGGAAAGCCAACCTATTCCTACACATGCGCTGGCGCCTCCTTCGTTACGGTTGGCCAGCATATTTCCCAGCAAATCAACCTCGCCATTGCCCAGGGCAAACTGGGGCGTCAAACTTCTACGGTCATCATCTTGGCCGGAGCCAACGATACTTACCCTCGTATTATTGGCCAGTCCCAGTCGGTTTCCCGCGTGATCCAAAACATCGAGCCCGCTGCCGTCCGCGCTGTCAACCGTGTCCGCGCAGCCGCACCGAATGCGAAAATCAAGGTAGTGGGCTACCCAACCGTTGCTGCACCGAATGGTGGCAGCTGTGTAATCGGGCAGCTTCCTCCGCAGGTATTCGATTCCCGCGTTCCACAGGTCGAACGTGCAATGGAGGCCATGGGAAACCGCGTAGCGGCGCGCACGGGCGCACAGTATGTTTCCCTCAAGGCCGCATCCCGCGGACACGACTTGTGTTCGCGCGATCCTTGGTTGGCACCCCTGGTCGCTTCGCCGAAACCCGCAAACATCCCCTTCCACCTGACACCGAATGGAATGAACGCGGTAGTGTCGAGGATGGCTCACTAA
- a CDS encoding type 1 glutamine amidotransferase domain-containing protein, protein MAKLEGKSIAVLATNGFDDDEFNSPIKTALNEGAKITVVSPNGDEIESKKGAKASADASTEDSRSTEFDGIILPGGTGNADKLRMDEAAVEIVKKHVEAGKPLAVICHGAWILTDADVLRGRTLTSYPSLQTDLKNAGATWVDEEVHVDNGLVSSRTPEDLEAFNAKLVEEFAEGKH, encoded by the coding sequence ATGGCAAAGCTCGAAGGTAAAAGCATCGCGGTTCTCGCAACCAACGGCTTCGATGACGATGAGTTCAACTCGCCCATCAAGACCGCTCTGAACGAGGGCGCGAAGATTACCGTAGTCAGCCCGAACGGCGACGAAATCGAAAGCAAAAAGGGCGCCAAGGCCAGCGCAGACGCTTCTACCGAGGACTCCCGCTCCACCGAATTTGATGGCATCATCCTCCCCGGTGGCACTGGTAACGCCGATAAACTCCGTATGGATGAAGCCGCCGTTGAGATCGTCAAGAAGCACGTCGAGGCCGGCAAGCCACTCGCTGTTATCTGCCATGGGGCGTGGATTCTTACCGACGCCGACGTGCTCCGCGGCCGCACCCTCACCTCGTACCCTTCGCTGCAGACTGACTTGAAGAATGCGGGCGCTACCTGGGTTGACGAGGAGGTCCACGTGGATAACGGTCTGGTCTCCTCCCGTACTCCGGAGGACCTCGAGGCTTTCAACGCGAAGCTGGTCGAGGAATTCGCAGAAGGTAAGCACTAA
- a CDS encoding DoxX family protein codes for MSLNSQTLTRLTLGAFMTYAGTGHLTFLRKEFQAQVPGWVPVNKDLVVLGSGVAEIALGASLLALPRHRKLTGTALAAFYAAIFPGNIAQYAERNNAFGLDTDGKRLARLFGQPALIAAALWAAGLPKPAGK; via the coding sequence ATGTCCCTGAACTCGCAAACCCTTACCCGCCTAACCCTCGGCGCTTTCATGACTTACGCCGGTACCGGCCACCTCACCTTCCTGCGCAAGGAGTTCCAGGCGCAGGTACCCGGTTGGGTGCCGGTAAATAAGGACCTCGTCGTTCTCGGTTCGGGCGTGGCGGAAATTGCCCTGGGCGCGTCGCTTCTCGCCCTGCCCCGTCACCGCAAGCTGACGGGCACCGCGCTGGCCGCCTTCTACGCTGCAATTTTCCCTGGCAACATCGCCCAGTACGCGGAACGCAATAATGCGTTCGGGCTGGACACCGATGGCAAGCGCCTCGCCCGCCTGTTCGGGCAGCCGGCGCTGATCGCTGCGGCGCTGTGGGCTGCGGGGCTTCCAAAACCCGCTGGGAAGTAA
- the cas2e gene encoding type I-E CRISPR-associated endoribonuclease Cas2e yields MMVLVVTACPAGLRGDLCKWLTELTPGVFAGRPSARIRELIWERTVNLCKDGRALLVYSAANEQGMEFRTHRHQWEPTDFDGVTLMLRPFKGSSKGKDARRTGWSNARRARRQYRKHTSG; encoded by the coding sequence GTGATGGTTCTTGTTGTTACAGCATGTCCAGCGGGGTTGCGAGGTGACCTTTGCAAGTGGCTGACTGAGCTAACCCCGGGAGTGTTTGCTGGTCGGCCGTCGGCTCGTATTCGTGAGTTGATATGGGAACGAACAGTTAACCTCTGCAAGGACGGCCGCGCTCTGTTGGTTTATTCCGCCGCGAATGAGCAGGGAATGGAGTTTCGTACACACCGTCACCAGTGGGAACCCACAGATTTTGACGGCGTCACGTTGATGTTGCGACCGTTTAAGGGAAGCTCGAAGGGCAAAGATGCCCGTCGTACTGGATGGTCGAATGCTCGTCGCGCCCGGCGACAGTACCGCAAGCACACCTCCGGATAG
- the cas1e gene encoding type I-E CRISPR-associated endonuclease Cas1e, protein MTTPSEVPITRQALSRVGDRLSFLYAERCVINRDGNALTITDHRGIAHLPATQLAVLLLGPGTKITYAAMSLLGDAGVSTVWVGERGVRYYAHGRPPAKSSRMAELHAAVFSNQRSRLDCARRMYALRFPDEDVSGLTMSQLRGREGARMKRIYAVESKRTGVNWNRRSYDPNNFNASDDINQTLTAANAALYGIAHAVITALGFIPALGIVHTGTDRAFVYDVADLYKAEISIPASFDAVAIGAGNPAVEVRRRVRDQVVSRRLMSRMVKDLKMLFDVDDDEVISDAELMLWSELEVIASGMNWAEEETPQ, encoded by the coding sequence ATGACTACGCCGAGTGAAGTCCCCATAACGCGCCAAGCTTTGTCGCGAGTTGGGGATCGGTTGAGCTTTTTATATGCAGAGCGCTGTGTGATTAACCGAGATGGAAATGCGTTGACGATCACCGACCATCGTGGCATCGCGCACCTCCCGGCAACACAGTTGGCAGTTCTATTACTTGGGCCGGGTACGAAAATCACCTATGCGGCGATGTCATTACTGGGTGACGCCGGTGTATCCACCGTGTGGGTGGGGGAGCGGGGGGTGCGCTATTACGCGCATGGGCGCCCACCCGCCAAGAGCTCGCGCATGGCGGAGCTTCACGCGGCGGTGTTTAGTAACCAACGCTCGCGGCTGGACTGCGCACGACGGATGTATGCCCTGCGCTTTCCCGATGAGGATGTCTCTGGTTTAACAATGTCTCAGCTGCGAGGGCGTGAGGGCGCACGTATGAAGCGGATTTATGCGGTTGAGTCAAAACGCACTGGAGTGAATTGGAATCGGCGATCCTATGATCCCAACAATTTCAATGCGTCCGATGACATAAACCAGACACTCACGGCGGCTAATGCTGCTCTGTATGGCATCGCTCACGCAGTAATCACAGCACTCGGGTTCATTCCGGCATTGGGAATCGTGCATACGGGAACAGACCGTGCCTTCGTCTATGACGTAGCGGACCTTTACAAAGCGGAGATTTCTATTCCTGCGTCCTTTGACGCTGTGGCAATTGGGGCTGGTAATCCTGCGGTTGAGGTACGAAGACGCGTGCGTGATCAAGTGGTTTCGCGACGTCTAATGTCGAGAATGGTCAAGGATCTCAAGATGCTATTTGATGTTGACGATGATGAGGTCATTAGCGATGCGGAGCTGATGTTATGGAGTGAGCTCGAAGTTATTGCTTCGGGAATGAACTGGGCGGAGGAGGAAACACCGCAGTGA
- the cas6e gene encoding type I-E CRISPR-associated protein Cas6/Cse3/CasE, with amino-acid sequence MTTLTKVILNPNRRQGRRLLANPQAMHAAVRAAFPPDIDELHSRVLWRVDGAEHQRTLYIVGPEKPVGEHIVEQAGWDTRPAQSLDYERFLGALTKGQRWRFELVANPTYSKSQTNHGRGKVKAHVSADQQLSWLYQRCHIAGFALAPRSGEETVSEEERARWSVEEETAVVERRTLDFRKGSGSRSVRIVTARYRGTLEVTDPEALRRTLVLGIGRARAYGCGLLTLAQPTAV; translated from the coding sequence ATGACTACTTTGACGAAAGTGATCCTAAATCCAAATCGCAGGCAGGGGAGGAGATTACTGGCCAATCCGCAGGCGATGCACGCTGCGGTACGCGCGGCCTTCCCACCAGACATCGATGAGCTTCACTCGCGCGTATTGTGGCGAGTAGACGGTGCGGAACATCAGCGCACGCTGTATATCGTCGGTCCCGAAAAACCTGTCGGCGAGCACATTGTTGAGCAGGCAGGCTGGGATACTCGACCAGCTCAATCGCTAGATTATGAACGCTTCCTTGGTGCATTAACTAAAGGACAGCGCTGGCGTTTTGAGCTAGTTGCAAACCCGACCTACTCGAAGTCGCAGACGAATCATGGGCGCGGAAAGGTCAAGGCCCATGTTTCAGCGGATCAGCAGCTCAGTTGGTTATACCAGCGTTGCCACATCGCAGGTTTCGCGCTAGCTCCTCGCTCCGGCGAAGAAACGGTATCAGAGGAAGAACGGGCTCGGTGGTCTGTGGAAGAAGAAACGGCCGTCGTAGAGCGTCGCACTCTGGATTTTCGTAAAGGTTCGGGGAGTAGGAGCGTGCGTATCGTTACAGCTCGCTACCGTGGCACGTTGGAGGTCACAGATCCGGAGGCTCTACGCCGTACACTAGTTTTGGGCATCGGCCGAGCCCGCGCGTACGGATGTGGTCTCTTGACGTTGGCCCAACCCACCGCAGTCTGA
- the cas5e gene encoding type I-E CRISPR-associated protein Cas5/CasD translates to MTSSLLLLLKGPMQSWGNESRYATRTTASVPSKSGVLGMLAAAQGRRRSDVIEDLAGLRFAVRVDQSGSLLRDYQTAQNWQQKNNPDTKLVTRYFLSDAAFVAAVESGDRQFIDTLREALTRPVYPVFLGRRSCPAPPNLVLGVVDTNAVKALQDYKTWHATKDHMRNCGEEVLLPIYRDGLPGEEGQTSQDVPISFDPQHRKYGWRTVVQKEFVQVNNPLDKNQLRPDPFMEAVMNV, encoded by the coding sequence ATGACGTCAAGCTTATTACTACTTCTCAAAGGCCCTATGCAGTCTTGGGGTAACGAGTCGCGCTACGCTACACGAACTACAGCGTCGGTACCTTCTAAGTCTGGGGTATTGGGGATGCTTGCCGCAGCTCAGGGAAGGCGCCGCAGCGACGTTATCGAAGACCTTGCGGGTTTGCGATTCGCAGTGCGAGTGGATCAATCGGGAAGCTTGTTGCGGGACTACCAAACGGCACAGAATTGGCAACAGAAGAATAACCCGGATACAAAGCTGGTTACCCGTTATTTTCTATCCGACGCTGCGTTCGTCGCAGCAGTTGAGTCCGGAGATCGCCAGTTCATTGATACGCTGCGAGAGGCATTAACGCGCCCAGTGTATCCGGTCTTTTTAGGACGAAGATCATGTCCAGCGCCCCCAAACCTAGTGCTCGGGGTGGTCGATACAAACGCAGTTAAGGCTCTGCAAGATTACAAAACTTGGCACGCTACCAAAGACCACATGCGTAACTGCGGTGAAGAGGTTCTTCTGCCGATCTATCGGGATGGGTTGCCGGGCGAGGAGGGACAAACTAGCCAAGATGTTCCCATTTCGTTTGATCCACAGCATAGAAAGTACGGGTGGCGCACTGTAGTGCAGAAGGAATTCGTCCAGGTGAATAACCCTTTGGACAAGAATCAACTACGCCCCGACCCATTCATGGAGGCGGTGATGAATGTATGA